A single genomic interval of Antarcticibacterium arcticum harbors:
- a CDS encoding glycosyltransferase family 2 protein: MFWFDSDVIMYGFLNGYHIFMLVFALSIMSSYIILGTISILSLRKYLKENSFVNYQKILNSEMAPRLSLIAPAYNEGMTIEENVQSLLSLNYNNFEVIVVNDGSRDNTLQLLIKTYGLVAVDSEVAGKIPTKQIIQIYKSRNKAFKKLTVIDKVNGGKADALNVGINFSENPYVVCIDVDCILEKDALLKLAKPYLERSDSRMIATGGVVRIANSCTSDGGRLVKIRAPQKYLPRIQVLEYLRAFLLGRMAWSKLDGLLLISGAFGMFDKEIAIKAGGYNPATVGEDMELVVRMRRYMIENNFKYSVFYIPDPICWTEAPESFKVFKKQRSRWTRGTMETLWAHKKMFLNPKYKILGIISIPYWTFFEYLAPLLEIIGIIVSICLIFFGLISWKLLLLVTVMVYVFAVMISCLALLTEEYTYSQYTRINDFKRLLVAAFIEPFYFHPVTVYAAVLGNWEKIRGKNGWGEMKRSGFKTKTVQQTIIAD; the protein is encoded by the coding sequence ATGTTTTGGTTTGATAGCGATGTAATAATGTATGGATTCCTAAATGGATATCATATATTCATGCTGGTTTTTGCATTGTCTATTATGTCTTCTTATATAATATTGGGCACCATTTCCATTCTCTCTCTTAGAAAATACCTGAAGGAAAATAGTTTTGTGAACTATCAGAAAATTTTGAATTCTGAAATGGCTCCCAGGCTCTCCCTTATTGCTCCCGCTTACAATGAAGGCATGACAATTGAGGAAAACGTTCAATCTTTACTCTCCCTGAATTATAATAATTTTGAAGTAATTGTGGTAAATGATGGAAGCAGGGATAATACATTGCAATTACTCATAAAGACTTATGGCCTCGTAGCGGTAGACAGTGAAGTGGCGGGAAAGATCCCCACTAAACAAATTATACAGATCTATAAATCCCGCAATAAAGCATTTAAGAAATTAACCGTTATTGATAAAGTTAATGGCGGGAAAGCAGATGCATTGAATGTAGGTATCAATTTTTCTGAAAACCCCTATGTTGTTTGTATAGATGTTGATTGTATCCTGGAAAAAGATGCCTTGCTGAAATTGGCAAAACCATACCTTGAACGTTCCGACAGCAGGATGATCGCCACCGGCGGTGTAGTAAGAATCGCAAATTCCTGTACGTCTGATGGAGGCCGCCTTGTAAAAATACGGGCTCCTCAAAAGTACCTGCCCCGTATACAGGTGTTGGAATATTTAAGGGCGTTCCTGCTTGGCCGCATGGCCTGGAGTAAACTGGACGGCTTGCTTTTAATAAGTGGGGCCTTTGGAATGTTTGATAAAGAGATCGCCATAAAAGCCGGGGGATATAATCCCGCAACCGTAGGGGAAGACATGGAACTTGTTGTGAGAATGCGGCGATATATGATCGAGAATAATTTTAAATATAGTGTTTTCTATATCCCGGATCCTATATGCTGGACAGAAGCCCCTGAAAGTTTTAAGGTATTTAAAAAACAAAGGAGCCGGTGGACGCGTGGTACGATGGAAACCCTCTGGGCCCATAAAAAAATGTTCCTGAACCCGAAGTACAAGATCCTGGGTATAATAAGCATTCCCTACTGGACCTTTTTTGAATACCTCGCCCCATTATTAGAGATCATAGGAATTATTGTGAGCATATGTCTTATATTTTTTGGTCTTATAAGTTGGAAGCTCCTGTTGCTTGTTACAGTAATGGTATATGTGTTCGCAGTTATGATCTCATGCCTGGCCTTGTTAACCGAAGAATATACCTACAGTCAATATACCAGAATAAACGACTTTAAAAGGCTCCTGGTAGCTGCCTTTATAGAACCCTTTTATTTTCATCCTGTAACGGTTTATGCAGCAGTTCTGGGAAATTGGGAAAAGATTCGCGGCAAAAATGGCTGGGGGGAAATGAAACGAAGTGGGTTTAAAACAAAAACTGTACAACAAACCATTATTGCCGATTAA
- a CDS encoding C40 family peptidase: protein MKKASLKNFGKLIFLVLVLIFVSYVTYFKPKASEAQPELEEPEITFNSQQANYTLQDSIVQYGMELLGTPYVVAGNGEEGFDCSGYVYFVYQHFNIDVPRSSAAFENFGREVPIEQVEKGDLLLFLSPTRDAIGHIGIVSEANGVESDFIHATSGRQMKVVITNLSNQGYTRRFVKAIRVI, encoded by the coding sequence ATGAAAAAAGCAAGCCTAAAAAATTTCGGAAAATTAATTTTTCTTGTGTTGGTTTTAATCTTTGTAAGCTATGTTACCTATTTTAAACCGAAGGCTTCCGAAGCTCAACCTGAATTGGAAGAACCCGAAATAACATTTAATTCCCAACAAGCCAATTATACTTTACAGGATAGCATAGTGCAATATGGGATGGAATTACTAGGAACTCCCTATGTAGTTGCGGGAAACGGGGAAGAGGGGTTTGATTGTTCGGGGTATGTATATTTTGTGTATCAGCATTTTAATATAGATGTGCCACGCAGCTCTGCAGCTTTTGAGAATTTTGGCAGGGAAGTTCCTATTGAGCAGGTTGAAAAGGGAGACCTTTTATTATTCTTAAGCCCTACCAGGGATGCAATTGGCCATATTGGGATTGTTTCAGAAGCCAATGGTGTGGAAAGTGATTTTATCCATGCGACTTCCGGCCGGCAGATGAAAGTGGTAATAACCAATCTTTCCAACCAGGGGTACACCCGACGTTTTGTAAAAGCTATACGGGTTATTTAG
- a CDS encoding YaiO family outer membrane beta-barrel protein encodes MKIFLWVCLLVGTIFSSTAQIKPAEITFARAREFAVAGDYAQSIKVLEILRDSLPQNTDYSIYLARVYGWNKDYPAAITILKPLIDSVDPPEEALHVMVNTQLWAGNYEEVIKYSNLAQLKYKNSYYQIQKARALAALNRNDEAEDTLQEVLRMEPDNKEARALKTQIFQQRTEHIALSYLNTSFSDPGFKPWHLAYLEYKRDLGKVPVLARFNYADLFEKQGSLFEVDAYPKTGKNSYLYLNAGAALNTPLFPKFRGGIEYFHSLNKHFEISIGSKYLAFEETDVVLLNAGLTYNTKNNLSLNYKPYFTQTEGDWLTSHSLALRITNPIKENFVQIDLQYGSIPFGFVTSTAFTDVTSLRLGLQYRFRLTKNILVQPVFMYEYEEYFPSMYRNRFNSQLITILRFL; translated from the coding sequence ATGAAAATATTCCTTTGGGTGTGCCTCCTGGTGGGTACCATATTTTCCTCTACAGCACAAATAAAGCCTGCAGAAATAACTTTTGCCAGGGCCAGAGAATTTGCGGTTGCAGGAGACTATGCCCAATCTATAAAGGTCCTTGAAATACTAAGAGATTCCCTGCCCCAAAATACTGATTACAGCATATACCTGGCCCGGGTTTATGGCTGGAACAAGGATTATCCCGCAGCCATTACTATCCTAAAACCACTTATAGACAGTGTGGATCCACCTGAAGAGGCCTTGCATGTGATGGTGAATACCCAATTATGGGCTGGGAATTATGAGGAAGTTATTAAGTATTCCAATCTGGCACAATTAAAATATAAAAACTCTTATTACCAAATTCAGAAAGCCAGGGCGTTGGCAGCATTAAACCGCAACGACGAGGCAGAAGATACCCTGCAAGAAGTACTTCGGATGGAGCCGGACAACAAGGAAGCCCGGGCATTAAAAACTCAAATTTTTCAGCAAAGAACAGAGCATATAGCGCTTTCTTACTTAAACACCTCATTTAGTGATCCCGGTTTTAAACCCTGGCATTTGGCGTACCTGGAATATAAAAGGGATCTGGGAAAGGTTCCGGTACTTGCACGTTTCAACTATGCTGATCTTTTTGAAAAACAGGGTAGTCTTTTTGAAGTAGATGCATATCCCAAAACCGGTAAGAACAGTTACTTATATCTTAATGCAGGTGCCGCGCTAAATACTCCCCTTTTTCCGAAATTCAGGGGAGGAATAGAATACTTCCACTCCTTAAATAAACATTTCGAAATTTCCATTGGCAGTAAATACCTTGCTTTTGAAGAAACCGATGTGGTCTTATTAAATGCAGGGCTCACTTACAATACTAAAAACAACCTCAGTTTAAATTATAAGCCTTATTTTACTCAAACAGAAGGCGACTGGCTCACCTCTCACTCCCTCGCCTTAAGGATCACTAACCCAATTAAAGAAAATTTTGTACAGATAGACCTTCAGTATGGTTCCATTCCCTTTGGCTTTGTCACCTCGACAGCTTTTACAGATGTTACCTCCCTGCGGCTGGGACTACAATATCGTTTCAGGCTTACAAAGAACATATTAGTACAGCCTGTCTTTATGTATGAATATGAGGAGTATTTTCCATCAATGTACCGCAACAGGTTTAACAGTCAATTAATAACAATTTTAAGGTTCCTGTAA
- a CDS encoding response regulator transcription factor, producing MKILLAEDDALTTQSLTYFLKAKNYEILHAKDGEAALRFLKTDVFDLIITDLNMPKIGGMELIHIIRNDLGLETPVIVLTASGIEQTELDAFAMGASEFISKPFSPSVLNTRIQRLVPIS from the coding sequence ATGAAAATCTTACTAGCCGAGGATGATGCGCTAACCACGCAATCATTGACCTACTTTCTAAAAGCCAAAAATTACGAGATCCTGCATGCAAAAGACGGAGAAGCAGCTCTGCGTTTTTTAAAAACAGATGTGTTTGATTTGATCATTACAGATCTCAACATGCCTAAAATTGGCGGTATGGAATTGATACATATCATCCGTAATGATCTGGGCCTTGAGACACCCGTAATTGTACTTACGGCATCGGGGATAGAGCAAACCGAACTGGATGCTTTTGCCATGGGTGCAAGCGAATTTATTTCAAAACCTTTTAGCCCATCTGTACTTAATACCAGGATCCAGCGATTGGTCCCCATATCTTAA
- a CDS encoding response regulator yields the protein MNKILLVEDDYHLGIILNDQLELNGYEVTLLRLPKQAPENLLNGKFDLVIMDKLLSGVDGTQICSEIRNTEGISKTPILMMSGYDGAKEVCIGAGATNFIAKPFDVENFLKSIEATIAMAGKYQD from the coding sequence ATGAATAAAATTTTACTGGTTGAGGACGATTATCACTTGGGTATAATTCTCAATGATCAACTTGAATTGAATGGATATGAGGTTACACTTTTAAGGCTGCCTAAACAAGCGCCCGAAAATCTTTTAAACGGTAAATTTGACCTGGTAATAATGGATAAATTATTAAGCGGGGTAGATGGCACCCAAATATGTTCAGAAATAAGAAATACCGAAGGAATTTCAAAAACCCCGATTCTTATGATGTCTGGGTATGATGGTGCAAAAGAAGTTTGTATTGGTGCAGGCGCCACTAATTTTATTGCAAAACCCTTTGATGTAGAAAACTTCCTTAAAAGTATTGAAGCCACTATTGCAATGGCCGGGAAGTATCAGGATTAA
- a CDS encoding HAMP domain-containing protein: MSKKTTTLKTPGKTSARKVTPAKNPIVKKAKRVPHKEMFKDNDYMHEQLDRLIFALEAFREGDISVRLSKERNDKFADLAEAYNTMVEMIGGVSTEVSRISRVGGIEGNLDARAEFRASTGVWKDMIDNINILIEAIAKPVLEVSRILNSIAAGKLEDKFSLTVTGDFRAMADVINRTLGSLNIFAEQVTQVAREVGVEGKLGGQASVPNVSGTWKDLTDNVNQMASNLTEQVREIAGVTTAVADGDLSRKITEEGKGGEVLGLSTTINRMVDSLNIFAAEVTNVAREVGVEGKLGGQADVPDVAGTWKDLTVNVNTMASNLTAQVREIAGVATSVANGDLSKKITINVKGEIAELKDTINQMVDSLNIFSDEVTRVAREVGTEGKLGGQAKVPDVAGTWKDLTDNVNTMASNLTNQVREIASVTTAVAEGDLSQKITEEGKGGEVLILSNTINSMVDSLTLFAAEVTRVAREVGTEGKLGGQATVPSAAGTWKDLTDNVNIMASNLTTQVREIANVATAVADGDLSQKITIDVKGEIAELKDTINQMVDSLNIFSDEVTRVAREVGTEGILGGQAKVPDVAGTWKDLTDNVNYMASNLTTQVREIANVATAVAKGDLAQKIAIEAKGEIAELKETINTMVDSLNIFSDEVTRVAREVGTEGILGGQAQVPNVGGAWWELTENVNTMASNLTTQVREIASVTKAVANGDLSKKISEQEKGGEVLELSTIINTMVDSLNILSNEVTRVAREVGTEGMLGGQAEVPNVAGAWLDLTGNVNTMASNLTSQVREIANVATAVAHGDLSQKISIDVKGEIAELKDTINQMVDSLNVFAAEVTRVAREVGTEGMLGGQAKVPNVAGTWKGLTDNVNTMASNLTTQVREIASVTTAVANGDLSQKISEQGKGGEVLELSTTINIMVDALNIFADEVTNVAREVGTEGILGGQAEVPNVAGSWKDLTDNVNQMASNLTSQVRDIAGVSTALARGDFSRKIDVEVKGEVQELKNNINAMVDSFTTIVKAANTIAEGNFAIEMPLRSEADQLGIALNTMTENLKRISEENENEAWIKTGQAGLNDRMRGEQDLVTLSKNIISYLTKYLGGQVGVIYLAEKSNDKKWLRMTGSYAFTRRKSLKTTFEFGEGLVGQAALEKEVIVLSGIPTDYISVSSGLGEQKPQNILVQPFIIDGEVKGVIEIGSFRPFNDNQLELVRSVVENIAITTNSSLDREKMKDLLEESQRQSEELLKQQEKLKIQSKELQMANEDLESKTKDLEMQKEDLQFSRVEVERKAKELELASKYKSEFLANMSHELRTPLNSLLILSKDLSDNRKGNLLKDQQKSASIIYEGGLSLLNLINDILDLSKVEAGKLQIHPEEVIIENLVNNLQNQFEPLAKSKKLKFTIQSKSNAPDRIITDGQRLEQIIKNLLSNAIKFTQEGSVSVTIGTPDPRVNFREITLSKSEVLEIAVKDTGIGIPESKRMMIFEAFQQAEGGTSRQYGGTGLGLTISRELSRLLGGEIHIESTEDKGSIFTVFIPTDLTSAPIKELDEAISSYSEPKYSQSRNNATLELAENRTADLMEAYIPDDRDNLKVSEYSLLVIDEDKSFAQTLRKIVQTYGYKLLIARDGKEGMKLAAQYQPNGILLNEQLQDMKGLIVLDHLKFNLKTRHIPVFLMGTKDQSREALNKGAMGFGLKPVSARDLEDAVLKMEELYNLHPKEILIIEDDEATMKAVKKMLQNKEVNITTAMTGKDALKKLKSQYYNCIILDLDLPDISGFDILKKLKSGQEEVKMPVVVYTGKELTKTEIKNLYKFTDSIVIKGASTPEVLLDEVSLFIHSDESKLSSKQKKIMTDLHHPKHVLKGKKVLLVDDDGRNSYALSKALDEAGMKVVVAENGKIAIEKLEKEKDIDIVLMDVMMPVMDGYEATMKIRENAAYKNLPIISLTAKAMPEDKAKSLEAGANDYLTKPVNIDKLLNIVRLWLYQ, translated from the coding sequence ATGTCAAAAAAGACTACCACTCTTAAAACTCCCGGTAAAACATCGGCCCGCAAGGTCACACCTGCAAAAAACCCCATAGTCAAAAAAGCCAAGAGGGTTCCCCATAAAGAAATGTTTAAAGATAACGATTACATGCACGAGCAGTTAGACCGACTGATCTTTGCACTGGAAGCGTTTAGGGAAGGGGATATTTCGGTTAGGCTGTCTAAGGAGCGGAATGATAAATTTGCCGATCTGGCCGAGGCTTACAACACGATGGTTGAAATGATTGGGGGGGTAAGTACAGAGGTGTCACGTATATCGCGGGTGGGAGGTATCGAGGGGAACCTCGACGCCCGTGCAGAGTTTAGAGCTTCTACAGGGGTTTGGAAGGATATGATTGATAACATTAATATCCTTATTGAGGCAATTGCAAAACCGGTACTTGAAGTAAGCAGGATCCTGAACAGTATTGCAGCAGGAAAACTGGAAGATAAATTTAGCCTCACGGTAACCGGGGATTTCCGGGCGATGGCAGATGTTATAAACCGTACCCTGGGCAGTTTGAACATATTTGCAGAACAGGTAACCCAGGTGGCCCGTGAGGTGGGGGTTGAAGGAAAACTGGGCGGCCAGGCAAGTGTACCCAATGTTTCGGGAACCTGGAAGGATCTTACAGATAATGTGAACCAGATGGCGAGTAACCTTACCGAGCAGGTAAGGGAAATTGCAGGGGTAACCACCGCGGTGGCAGATGGGGATCTTTCAAGAAAAATTACAGAAGAAGGAAAAGGTGGGGAAGTTCTTGGATTATCTACCACCATCAACAGGATGGTTGATTCCCTGAACATTTTTGCGGCAGAGGTAACCAACGTGGCACGTGAAGTGGGGGTAGAAGGAAAGTTAGGAGGACAGGCAGACGTGCCGGATGTTGCGGGAACCTGGAAGGATCTTACGGTAAACGTAAATACGATGGCTTCCAATCTTACAGCACAGGTACGGGAGATCGCGGGAGTAGCAACCTCGGTTGCAAATGGTGACCTTTCGAAAAAAATTACAATTAATGTAAAAGGGGAGATCGCCGAACTTAAAGATACCATTAACCAGATGGTGGATTCCCTGAATATATTCTCAGATGAGGTAACCCGTGTGGCGCGGGAGGTGGGTACAGAAGGTAAACTGGGAGGACAGGCAAAAGTGCCTGATGTTGCAGGAACCTGGAAAGACCTTACAGATAATGTAAATACCATGGCGAGTAACCTTACCAACCAGGTAAGGGAGATCGCATCGGTAACCACTGCGGTGGCAGAGGGGGACCTTTCACAAAAAATTACCGAAGAAGGAAAAGGGGGAGAGGTTTTGATTCTTTCCAACACGATTAACAGCATGGTTGATTCCCTAACCCTGTTTGCCGCAGAGGTAACAAGGGTTGCCCGGGAGGTGGGTACCGAAGGAAAACTAGGTGGCCAGGCGACTGTACCAAGTGCAGCTGGAACCTGGAAAGATCTTACAGATAATGTGAATATCATGGCAAGTAACCTTACCACCCAGGTGAGGGAAATTGCAAATGTTGCTACCGCGGTGGCAGATGGGGATCTTTCCCAAAAAATTACTATTGATGTAAAAGGGGAGATCGCTGAACTTAAAGATACCATTAACCAGATGGTGGACTCCCTGAACATATTCTCAGATGAGGTAACAAGGGTTGCACGTGAAGTGGGAACCGAAGGAATCCTGGGAGGTCAGGCAAAAGTGCCCGATGTCGCCGGTACCTGGAAGGATCTTACAGATAATGTGAATTATATGGCATCCAACCTTACCACCCAGGTAAGGGAAATTGCGAATGTGGCAACGGCCGTGGCAAAAGGGGATCTTGCCCAAAAGATTGCAATTGAAGCGAAAGGTGAGATTGCAGAACTAAAAGAAACCATCAACACGATGGTGGATTCCCTGAACATATTTTCAGATGAGGTAACCCGTGTGGCGCGTGAGGTGGGTACAGAAGGTATCCTGGGCGGGCAGGCGCAGGTTCCGAATGTTGGTGGTGCCTGGTGGGAACTTACAGAGAATGTGAATACAATGGCCTCCAACCTTACCACCCAGGTAAGGGAGATTGCATCTGTAACAAAAGCGGTTGCGAATGGAGATCTTTCCAAAAAAATATCTGAACAGGAAAAAGGGGGAGAAGTACTTGAACTTTCTACTATTATAAACACGATGGTAGATTCCCTGAACATACTTTCCAATGAGGTAACGCGTGTTGCCCGGGAGGTGGGTACAGAGGGGATGTTGGGAGGTCAGGCGGAAGTGCCCAATGTGGCCGGTGCCTGGCTGGACCTTACCGGAAATGTGAACACAATGGCAAGTAACCTTACCAGCCAGGTGAGGGAAATTGCAAATGTAGCAACTGCGGTTGCGCACGGGGATCTTTCACAAAAAATATCCATTGATGTAAAAGGTGAAATAGCCGAATTAAAAGATACCATTAACCAGATGGTGGACTCGCTGAACGTTTTTGCCGCAGAGGTAACCCGTGTGGCGCGTGAAGTGGGAACCGAAGGTATGCTGGGAGGGCAGGCAAAAGTGCCCAACGTTGCAGGTACCTGGAAAGGATTGACAGATAATGTGAACACGATGGCGAGTAACCTTACCACCCAGGTAAGGGAGATCGCATCTGTAACCACCGCGGTTGCAAACGGGGATCTTTCGCAGAAAATTTCTGAACAGGGGAAAGGGGGAGAAGTATTGGAACTTTCTACCACCATTAACATCATGGTTGATGCCCTTAACATATTTGCAGATGAGGTAACCAATGTTGCACGGGAGGTGGGTACAGAAGGTATTCTTGGAGGGCAGGCAGAAGTGCCAAACGTGGCCGGCTCCTGGAAGGATCTTACAGATAATGTAAACCAGATGGCGAGCAACCTTACCTCACAGGTACGGGATATTGCAGGTGTATCTACCGCACTTGCGCGTGGGGATTTCTCCAGAAAGATTGATGTGGAAGTGAAAGGGGAGGTGCAGGAACTTAAGAACAACATCAATGCGATGGTAGACAGTTTCACCACCATTGTAAAAGCGGCCAACACGATTGCTGAAGGTAACTTTGCCATTGAGATGCCGCTTCGTAGTGAGGCAGATCAACTGGGTATCGCTTTGAATACAATGACAGAGAACCTGAAGCGAATATCTGAAGAGAATGAGAACGAAGCCTGGATCAAGACAGGACAGGCGGGGCTTAACGATAGAATGCGTGGAGAGCAGGATCTTGTAACCTTATCTAAAAACATCATATCCTATCTTACCAAATACCTGGGCGGCCAGGTAGGGGTAATTTATCTTGCTGAAAAAAGCAACGATAAGAAATGGTTGAGAATGACCGGTTCCTATGCATTTACAAGACGCAAATCCCTTAAAACCACATTTGAATTTGGAGAAGGCCTTGTAGGCCAGGCTGCCCTTGAAAAGGAAGTGATCGTGCTTTCCGGCATTCCTACAGATTATATAAGTGTTTCCTCAGGCCTGGGTGAACAAAAACCACAAAACATTCTGGTACAGCCATTTATTATAGATGGGGAAGTGAAAGGTGTGATCGAGATTGGATCTTTCAGGCCTTTTAATGATAATCAGCTGGAATTGGTACGTTCCGTAGTAGAGAACATTGCAATTACCACTAACTCCTCCCTGGATAGGGAAAAAATGAAAGACCTGCTGGAAGAATCCCAGCGACAGTCTGAAGAGTTGTTGAAACAACAGGAGAAGCTCAAGATCCAGAGTAAGGAATTACAAATGGCAAATGAAGACCTGGAGTCCAAGACAAAAGATCTTGAAATGCAGAAGGAAGACCTGCAATTCAGTAGAGTTGAAGTAGAACGTAAGGCAAAAGAACTGGAACTGGCCAGTAAGTATAAATCTGAATTCCTGGCCAATATGTCCCATGAGCTCAGGACCCCATTAAACAGTCTTCTTATCCTCTCCAAAGACCTTAGTGATAACCGAAAAGGAAACCTGTTAAAAGACCAGCAAAAATCCGCAAGTATTATTTATGAAGGCGGATTGAGTCTTTTGAACCTTATTAATGATATCCTGGATCTTTCAAAAGTTGAGGCCGGGAAACTTCAAATTCACCCTGAGGAGGTTATTATAGAAAATCTGGTAAATAATCTTCAAAATCAATTTGAACCACTTGCCAAATCTAAAAAGCTAAAGTTCACCATACAGAGTAAATCAAATGCGCCAGACAGGATAATTACAGACGGGCAGCGTTTGGAACAGATCATCAAGAACCTGCTTTCGAATGCCATTAAATTCACGCAGGAAGGCTCAGTTAGTGTGACTATAGGAACACCAGATCCAAGAGTGAATTTCAGGGAAATAACCCTCTCAAAATCTGAGGTTCTGGAAATAGCCGTGAAAGATACGGGAATTGGTATCCCGGAATCCAAACGAATGATGATTTTCGAAGCTTTTCAGCAGGCAGAGGGAGGTACCAGCCGCCAATATGGTGGTACAGGCCTTGGTTTAACAATATCCAGGGAACTTTCAAGATTATTGGGAGGTGAGATCCATATAGAGAGCACAGAGGATAAAGGAAGTATATTTACTGTATTTATCCCTACAGATCTTACCAGTGCACCCATCAAAGAATTGGATGAAGCAATTTCCTCTTACAGTGAACCAAAATATTCCCAATCCCGCAACAATGCCACTTTGGAATTGGCAGAAAACCGTACTGCCGATTTAATGGAAGCTTATATCCCAGATGACAGGGATAACTTAAAAGTTTCAGAATACTCCCTGCTGGTAATTGATGAAGACAAATCTTTCGCTCAAACATTAAGGAAAATAGTACAGACATATGGCTATAAACTGCTAATTGCAAGGGATGGCAAAGAGGGCATGAAACTGGCTGCGCAATACCAGCCCAATGGAATTCTGCTCAATGAGCAATTACAGGATATGAAAGGCCTTATTGTACTGGACCATTTAAAATTTAACCTAAAGACCAGGCATATCCCGGTATTTTTAATGGGTACTAAAGATCAAAGCCGGGAGGCGCTTAATAAAGGTGCAATGGGCTTTGGCTTAAAACCGGTATCTGCAAGGGATCTTGAGGATGCTGTTTTGAAAATGGAGGAACTATATAATTTACATCCCAAAGAGATCCTTATTATTGAGGATGATGAAGCCACTATGAAGGCGGTTAAGAAAATGCTGCAGAATAAGGAAGTAAATATCACTACTGCTATGACGGGGAAGGATGCTCTAAAAAAGCTTAAATCCCAATATTACAACTGTATTATTCTTGACCTTGATCTACCGGATATTTCAGGCTTTGACATTCTTAAAAAGTTAAAATCCGGCCAGGAGGAAGTAAAAATGCCGGTAGTGGTTTATACAGGGAAAGAACTTACTAAAACCGAAATTAAGAATCTATATAAGTTTACAGATAGCATTGTAATAAAAGGTGCTTCCACACCTGAGGTGCTTCTGGATGAGGTTTCCTTATTCATACATAGTGATGAAAGCAAGCTCTCTTCCAAACAAAAAAAGATAATGACAGATCTTCATCATCCCAAACATGTTCTAAAAGGCAAAAAAGTACTGCTGGTAGATGATGACGGGCGTAATTCCTACGCGCTATCCAAAGCCCTGGATGAAGCCGGGATGAAAGTGGTGGTTGCAGAAAATGGGAAAATTGCGATTGAAAAATTAGAGAAGGAAAAAGATATCGATATTGTGTTAATGGATGTCATGATGCCGGTAATGGACGGCTATGAGGCCACAATGAAGATAAGGGAAAATGCAGCGTATAAAAATTTACCTATAATTTCCCTCACCGCAAAGGCAATGCCCGAAGATAAAGCAAAAAGCCTTGAAGCAGGAGCTAATGACTATCTTACAAAACCTGTGAATATTGATAAGTTATTAAATATCGTCCGATTATGGCTGTACCAATAA